The Chryseolinea soli genome contains a region encoding:
- a CDS encoding carboxymuconolactone decarboxylase family protein has translation MSRKQFGKVIAPLRYIYSRSIPALMTSMKIYKSENKLSLTKETKIFIRYYTSHLNDCPFCSNSAEFMAQKDKVALQQWKEFMNFRNSDKFSEKEKALLAYLEEVNFTKTATEQTFQNLRKYFSEKEVVEITWLNATENYYNLMAKPLGLTSDELKI, from the coding sequence ATGAGTCGGAAACAGTTTGGGAAAGTGATCGCCCCCCTGCGCTACATTTATTCGCGGAGCATTCCCGCGTTGATGACGTCTATGAAGATCTACAAATCCGAAAACAAACTAAGCCTTACCAAGGAAACAAAAATATTCATCCGATATTACACCTCTCACCTGAACGATTGCCCCTTCTGCTCGAACAGCGCCGAGTTTATGGCGCAGAAAGATAAAGTCGCGCTTCAACAATGGAAGGAGTTTATGAATTTCAGAAACAGCGACAAATTCTCTGAAAAAGAAAAAGCCCTATTAGCCTACCTGGAAGAAGTGAACTTCACAAAAACCGCGACCGAGCAAACCTTCCAGAATTTGCGAAAATATTTCTCCGAAAAAGAAGTGGTAGAAATAACCTGGCTAAACGCCACGGAGAATTACTACAATCTAATGGCGAAGCCATTAGGTCTGACTTCGGATGAGTTGAAGATCTGA
- a CDS encoding RagB/SusD family nutrient uptake outer membrane protein, producing MNYRTLLLFLLVWTASSCSDSFIELTPQDQQSSETFFKTETQFRQAVTAAYPPLRNLMVNDYFTAEMRSDNTHYEYYAIDRGTANKQRETIADFVDDPTDAYSNAVYFHCYTGISRANIVINRIATADLADNVKNNIAGEAKFLRAFNYFKLVRYFGAVPLYLDEVTNASEAFLPRASVDEVYNQIIADAQAAIAGLDPPAAFPQTGKATKGSATMLLADVYMTQKKYPEAETLLKTLPAMGYQLLPDYAAVFSTANKNSKESLFEVQYMQGAQGGQQSNFIYLFLPRTKSTMLVTGVATNNTTTGGWNTPTQDMIDAYEAGDKRKDASIGIAEGTYDASNIFTISANKSVLNYTPAAGKVGVPYIKKYLNPHTIANNTDDNWPIYRYADALLLLAEALNEQGKSTEALEYANAVRDRAFGAGVSPIVTTDQTALREILAHERRVELAFENHRWHDLVRTGSAIDVMNAHGIKLKQIYSYLGPDTYQVNENRLVFPIPQAERDLNRDLSQNDGYPQ from the coding sequence ATGAACTATAGAACGCTACTTCTCTTCCTGCTCGTGTGGACGGCCTCGTCCTGCAGCGATTCGTTTATCGAATTGACGCCGCAGGACCAGCAATCGAGCGAAACGTTTTTCAAAACGGAGACGCAATTCAGGCAAGCCGTCACGGCGGCTTATCCGCCGCTGCGAAACCTTATGGTCAACGACTACTTCACCGCCGAGATGCGGTCGGATAACACGCATTATGAATATTACGCCATCGATCGCGGCACCGCCAACAAACAACGCGAGACCATCGCCGACTTTGTGGATGATCCCACCGATGCTTATTCGAACGCTGTCTATTTTCATTGCTACACGGGTATCTCCAGGGCAAACATTGTGATCAACCGGATCGCCACGGCAGACCTCGCCGACAATGTAAAAAATAACATTGCGGGCGAAGCGAAATTCCTGCGCGCCTTCAATTACTTCAAGCTGGTGCGCTACTTCGGAGCCGTACCGTTGTATCTCGACGAAGTGACCAACGCGTCTGAAGCCTTCTTACCCCGTGCTTCAGTCGATGAAGTATACAACCAGATCATCGCCGATGCCCAAGCTGCCATTGCCGGACTTGATCCGCCCGCCGCATTTCCACAAACCGGGAAAGCCACCAAGGGTTCGGCCACGATGCTGTTAGCCGACGTGTACATGACACAGAAAAAATATCCGGAAGCGGAAACACTGCTCAAAACATTGCCGGCTATGGGCTACCAACTGCTGCCCGACTATGCCGCCGTCTTTTCGACAGCCAACAAGAATAGCAAAGAGTCCCTCTTTGAAGTGCAGTACATGCAGGGCGCGCAAGGAGGTCAGCAAAGCAATTTCATTTACCTCTTCCTGCCGCGCACCAAGAGCACCATGCTCGTCACCGGTGTGGCCACGAACAACACCACGACCGGGGGATGGAACACGCCCACACAAGACATGATCGACGCCTACGAAGCCGGCGACAAGCGCAAGGACGCTTCCATCGGCATCGCCGAGGGAACGTATGACGCCAGCAACATCTTCACGATTTCGGCCAACAAAAGCGTGCTGAACTACACCCCCGCAGCCGGAAAGGTCGGCGTGCCCTACATCAAGAAATACCTTAACCCCCACACCATTGCCAACAACACCGACGACAATTGGCCGATCTATCGCTATGCCGATGCATTGTTGCTGCTGGCGGAAGCGCTGAACGAACAAGGAAAATCCACCGAAGCATTGGAGTATGCGAATGCCGTGCGCGACCGTGCCTTTGGTGCCGGTGTCTCTCCCATCGTCACCACCGATCAAACTGCGCTGCGGGAAATTCTTGCACATGAACGCCGGGTGGAACTCGCCTTTGAGAATCACCGGTGGCATGACCTGGTGAGAACCGGAAGCGCCATCGATGTGATGAACGCCCATGGCATCAAGCTCAAACAGATCTATAGTTATCTGGGACCCGATACTTACCAGGTGAATGAAAACCGGTTGGTGTTCCCCATTCCGCAAGCCGAGCGGGATCTGAATCGCGACCTCTCGCAAAATGACGGGTATCCTCAGTAA
- a CDS encoding DoxX family protein produces MFTKILTSDPVSPQKGLAVIRIITGLLMAYHGLEVFNPELMAGYTTWDVIKKLPAPTFMVYLGKGLELATGICFCLGIFMRVATLFLMTDMLFICFFVGNGKFYYEDQHPFLFALIALLFFFTGPGSWSLQSWLSRKDA; encoded by the coding sequence ATGTTTACAAAGATTCTTACCAGTGATCCAGTTTCCCCACAAAAAGGTCTCGCCGTTATCCGCATCATCACCGGCCTCCTGATGGCGTATCACGGCCTGGAGGTCTTCAACCCGGAACTCATGGCGGGCTACACGACCTGGGACGTGATCAAAAAACTCCCGGCACCTACGTTCATGGTGTACCTGGGCAAGGGACTAGAACTGGCGACAGGCATCTGCTTTTGTCTGGGAATTTTTATGCGCGTGGCCACTTTGTTCCTGATGACGGACATGTTGTTCATTTGTTTTTTTGTGGGCAACGGAAAATTCTATTACGAAGATCAGCACCCCTTCCTCTTTGCCCTCATCGCGTTGCTGTTCTTTTTCACAGGCCCGGGCAGCTGGAGTCTGCAGTCATGGCTTTCACGCAAAGACGCCTGA
- a CDS encoding Crp/Fnr family transcriptional regulator, whose protein sequence is MEKFFEVVSQLSTLSVESRSALSGILKKHDLKKGHILVHQNSVCNYLYFVESGLTRTYYYNDGKDVTDWISPENTFACSIVSYISRKPDRRQIELLEPSVLWSLQYYEAEQLCAKHHDIEHMIRLLVSSGLIQLQQRFDDLHFATALQRYQTLMKENPSLIQRVPLGMIASYLGITQETLSRIRSQI, encoded by the coding sequence ATGGAAAAATTCTTTGAAGTCGTCTCCCAACTCAGCACCCTTTCGGTCGAAAGCCGGTCGGCACTCTCCGGCATACTCAAAAAACACGACCTGAAAAAGGGCCACATCCTGGTGCATCAAAATTCCGTTTGCAACTATTTGTACTTCGTTGAAAGCGGCCTCACCCGGACCTATTACTACAACGACGGCAAAGACGTCACCGATTGGATCAGCCCTGAGAATACATTCGCCTGCTCCATTGTCAGCTACATCTCGCGCAAACCCGACCGCCGGCAGATCGAGCTGCTGGAACCCTCGGTGCTATGGTCGCTTCAATATTATGAAGCCGAACAGCTTTGCGCCAAGCATCATGACATCGAACACATGATCCGGCTCCTCGTCAGCTCCGGCCTCATCCAACTCCAGCAACGGTTCGACGATCTTCATTTTGCCACGGCCCTGCAACGCTACCAAACGTTAATGAAAGAAAATCCATCCCTCATTCAAAGAGTTCCCCTGGGCATGATCGCTTCCTACCTCGGCATCACCCAGGAAACATTGAGCCGCATCCGCTCGCAGATCTGA
- a CDS encoding PQQ-binding-like beta-propeller repeat protein — protein sequence MWKLIKQLDNGHRVAWVDDLPQGQLVWQFKSLTYLDHDFNCIWERQFNSLNQARGFDAKFVLVQEVNGGAVFMVSKEKGEIVKELQGGLYLSNSLMTPNGCLIRSESGGSVDWKLISPEGNVIKTPLPDSVLFKFSHDSYLIAANRTTIECYNIEDGEKKWGINTTDLKYSADAKVDVPIFMTVVKHVLVTVFTSHAAAFDIATGKLIWENGTGARYMCCAADENLFLLENLTHLYSINATSGNVIMQNDLILKNNHKIKSTQYQNLMEDLYKSNLVQDEQHLYFCLRSAPHIVAVNKRTLGIADSFPVVTDPPGEMFNENIILSRNRLFIPFHFKTLNQHSLRVYERS from the coding sequence ATGTGGAAGCTTATAAAACAACTTGACAACGGTCATCGGGTGGCCTGGGTAGACGATCTCCCTCAAGGTCAGCTCGTTTGGCAGTTTAAAAGTTTAACGTATCTGGATCATGATTTCAATTGTATTTGGGAAAGGCAATTCAATTCATTGAACCAGGCAAGGGGTTTTGACGCCAAGTTCGTCCTTGTTCAGGAAGTGAACGGAGGGGCAGTTTTTATGGTGTCAAAGGAAAAGGGAGAAATTGTAAAGGAACTGCAGGGAGGTTTATATTTATCAAATTCCCTGATGACACCCAACGGATGCTTAATCCGATCGGAAAGTGGAGGATCGGTCGATTGGAAATTGATATCACCGGAAGGCAACGTCATAAAAACTCCTCTGCCGGATAGTGTGCTTTTCAAGTTTAGTCATGATTCCTACCTGATCGCGGCGAATCGTACGACGATCGAGTGCTACAATATTGAAGACGGAGAAAAGAAATGGGGTATAAATACTACCGATCTGAAGTATTCGGCAGATGCCAAAGTCGACGTTCCTATCTTCATGACGGTTGTAAAGCATGTTCTTGTTACCGTTTTCACTTCTCATGCCGCTGCCTTTGATATTGCCACCGGAAAGTTGATTTGGGAAAACGGAACGGGAGCAAGATATATGTGCTGTGCAGCAGATGAAAATCTATTCCTCCTCGAAAACCTTACGCATCTCTATAGCATAAATGCAACTTCGGGAAATGTAATAATGCAAAATGATCTTATTCTTAAAAACAATCACAAAATCAAGTCAACACAGTATCAGAACTTGATGGAAGACCTTTACAAAAGCAATCTCGTTCAGGACGAACAGCATCTTTATTTCTGTTTACGGTCAGCACCTCACATCGTTGCCGTTAACAAGAGAACACTTGGAATCGCTGACAGCTTCCCTGTTGTTACCGATCCTCCTGGCGAAATGTTTAATGAGAATATAATACTATCACGCAACAGACTGTTCATTCCTTTCCATTTCAAGACCTTAAACCAACATTCCTTGAGGGTATATGAAAGAAGCTGA
- a CDS encoding C25 family cysteine peptidase, translating into MKVHLSSQKEHQSSENAFAFRIEMSPDEFRIKETPFGVRFEFSKEFKSLNEPGTPALPSKLVNVALPANASSLKLETTVESTKKLFKKPVFIAPVQDLQVASARETFRVEKQRMESINRAVDQMELEPRAIPFSNGPMPDPKVYNEFLSKPVPVAELLHTTLAGNNLIAAIRINPITINSDFIPVLNEVIDLQITYKIQRSEKIDRKTTMRSLSPNKTIQQSLVDQLKETVINPREVIDITHIPWFVFGQYDYLVITDNKRWNSETIEPTTAVGDMVTAFGKLINWKREKGLKARVVTITDIVNGVYGNFKTGAVDLQEVIRNFLKFAHSAWGVTWCLLGGDIEIVPVRLAAGECRGDVNEQTANNPPHDNEAFWTGTFTKIKAVSLGEWFSVNDSFLKLTNKSTGRLIPKKAPLNHLTIHALENVRINGLIHLPIDFFETTAQFQHRLGWYFCTDETYTTYSATPTNFVRVDGDASIIHAPLRFHYTWNTIPTDFYYASLFGPNYGIAGKHDWDANNNRLYGQHEWTSDFDPVNWHADVMVGRAPASTPSEAEVFVDKVLAYEKFRMEDGTSLDRNYLDKMLLVSTNWGGRIGYSSTTMNPPPAGQFYTDAAHSRAILQTNADFTRDWEWELISWINETDVWLIPYDRNAAPGVRGWYYAFSPTDLRPAIIEFNLPWGIHFEFPLITNTIVIYGNASDIAPQYFILDRTEADGSMMDSEALREQIDAELPLFRRFNRLYEDIDSLPVANRNAAPVQRFTNTALETALNDGHHFLSLSGHGSMGGCCGVDSWTAGNATNGNKYFIAFADSCLTNDYEYADSMSESLVNNPHGGAVAYVGHTRFSWIGLGDDFERAFFHELVNTRHIGLMHNSRLNVLLTSSRGPLDHYNKWSVLALNLLGDPEMEVRKTKPAIIIPHVYFDLERLYIKVFEGGFVRKQITDFKVRITTQELSQALVPDEDGKIPFEKEWLLQEKLLVSITVDNGIPYTMTGEEIQARMIMSKQEEAAVEMPEAEISAKQEATKATSKVVSAESELLLH; encoded by the coding sequence ATGAAAGTACACTTGAGCAGTCAGAAGGAGCACCAGAGTTCTGAGAACGCTTTTGCTTTCAGAATTGAAATGAGTCCTGATGAATTCAGGATCAAGGAGACGCCCTTTGGCGTTCGGTTTGAATTCAGCAAGGAGTTTAAGAGTCTGAACGAACCCGGCACGCCAGCCTTGCCTTCCAAGCTGGTGAACGTGGCCCTGCCCGCCAACGCCAGCAGTCTGAAGTTGGAGACCACCGTAGAGTCGACCAAGAAACTTTTCAAGAAGCCGGTGTTCATCGCGCCTGTGCAAGATCTGCAAGTTGCCTCGGCGCGGGAGACCTTTCGTGTTGAAAAGCAACGGATGGAATCTATCAACCGCGCAGTCGATCAAATGGAACTGGAGCCGCGGGCCATTCCATTTTCCAATGGCCCCATGCCTGACCCGAAAGTGTACAATGAATTTTTAAGCAAGCCTGTTCCCGTTGCCGAACTGCTGCACACCACGCTGGCGGGCAACAACCTCATCGCCGCCATCCGCATCAACCCCATTACGATCAATTCCGACTTTATCCCGGTATTGAACGAAGTGATCGACCTGCAAATCACCTATAAGATCCAGCGTTCGGAAAAGATCGACCGCAAAACCACGATGCGCTCGCTGTCGCCCAACAAGACCATTCAGCAGAGCCTGGTCGATCAACTCAAAGAAACCGTGATCAATCCCCGCGAAGTGATCGACATCACACACATTCCCTGGTTTGTGTTTGGTCAATACGACTACCTGGTCATCACCGACAACAAGCGGTGGAACAGCGAGACCATCGAGCCGACGACAGCGGTGGGCGACATGGTGACGGCGTTTGGAAAGCTGATCAACTGGAAACGCGAAAAAGGTCTGAAGGCCCGCGTGGTCACCATCACCGACATTGTGAACGGCGTCTATGGCAATTTCAAGACCGGCGCTGTCGATCTACAGGAAGTGATCCGTAACTTCTTAAAATTTGCACACTCCGCCTGGGGCGTCACCTGGTGTCTGCTCGGTGGCGACATCGAGATCGTGCCCGTACGTCTGGCAGCAGGCGAATGCCGCGGCGATGTGAACGAACAAACGGCCAACAATCCTCCCCACGACAACGAAGCCTTCTGGACGGGCACCTTCACAAAGATCAAAGCCGTTTCGCTGGGGGAATGGTTTAGCGTGAACGACAGCTTCCTGAAACTCACCAACAAGAGCACGGGCAGACTGATCCCCAAAAAAGCTCCGCTAAATCACCTCACAATACACGCTCTCGAAAATGTGCGCATCAACGGTCTCATTCATTTGCCGATCGATTTCTTTGAAACCACCGCCCAATTCCAACACCGGCTCGGCTGGTATTTCTGTACCGACGAAACCTACACCACCTACTCCGCCACGCCGACCAACTTCGTGCGGGTAGATGGCGACGCGTCGATTATCCATGCGCCGCTGCGCTTCCACTACACCTGGAACACCATACCCACCGACTTTTACTACGCCAGTCTTTTCGGCCCGAACTACGGCATCGCCGGCAAACACGACTGGGATGCAAACAACAACCGGCTGTATGGACAACATGAGTGGACCAGCGACTTTGACCCCGTGAACTGGCACGCCGACGTCATGGTGGGCCGCGCTCCGGCTTCGACGCCTTCGGAAGCGGAAGTTTTTGTCGACAAGGTTCTGGCCTATGAAAAGTTCAGAATGGAAGACGGCACATCGCTCGATCGAAACTACCTCGACAAGATGTTGCTGGTGTCCACCAATTGGGGTGGCCGCATCGGCTATTCCTCTACCACCATGAACCCGCCACCCGCCGGACAATTCTACACCGACGCCGCACACAGCCGCGCCATCCTTCAAACGAACGCCGACTTTACCAGAGACTGGGAATGGGAACTGATCTCCTGGATCAACGAAACCGATGTGTGGTTGATCCCTTATGATCGAAATGCCGCACCGGGTGTTCGTGGTTGGTACTATGCCTTTAGTCCAACCGATCTCCGTCCCGCCATCATCGAGTTCAATCTGCCGTGGGGCATACACTTCGAGTTCCCGTTGATCACCAACACGATCGTGATCTATGGAAACGCATCGGACATTGCACCGCAGTATTTTATCCTCGACCGCACCGAAGCCGACGGCTCTATGATGGACTCCGAAGCGTTGCGCGAACAGATCGATGCCGAGTTGCCGCTCTTCCGGCGGTTCAATCGTCTCTATGAAGACATCGACAGTTTACCGGTGGCCAACCGGAACGCTGCCCCCGTGCAACGGTTCACCAACACAGCCCTCGAAACGGCCTTGAACGACGGTCACCATTTCCTCAGCTTGTCGGGACACGGATCGATGGGCGGTTGCTGTGGTGTCGACAGTTGGACGGCCGGCAACGCCACCAACGGCAACAAATATTTTATCGCGTTTGCCGACTCCTGTCTCACCAACGACTATGAATATGCCGACTCAATGTCGGAGAGCCTGGTCAACAATCCACACGGCGGTGCTGTGGCGTATGTGGGTCACACGCGGTTTTCCTGGATTGGGTTGGGCGATGACTTTGAGCGCGCGTTCTTCCATGAGTTGGTGAACACACGGCACATCGGCTTGATGCACAACAGCCGGTTGAATGTGCTGTTGACGAGCAGCCGCGGTCCGCTGGATCACTATAACAAATGGTCCGTGCTGGCCCTGAACTTACTGGGTGATCCGGAAATGGAAGTGCGGAAGACGAAGCCCGCCATCATTATACCGCATGTTTACTTTGATCTTGAACGTTTGTATATCAAAGTATTTGAAGGCGGATTTGTGCGCAAGCAGATCACGGATTTCAAGGTGCGCATCACCACGCAAGAACTGTCGCAAGCCCTGGTGCCGGATGAAGACGGTAAGATCCCGTTTGAGAAGGAGTGGCTGCTGCAGGAAAAATTGCTGGTGTCCATCACGGTCGACAATGGCATTCCGTATACGATGACAGGTGAGGAGATCCAAGCTCGGATGATCATGTCGAAGCAAGAGGAAGCAGCGGTTGAAATGCCGGAAGCGGAAATCAGTGCTAAGCAGGAGGCCACCAAAGCTACTAGCAAGGTGGTGTCTGCTGAAAGTGAGTTATTGCTGCATTGA
- a CDS encoding serine hydrolase domain-containing protein: MRAYLFLFLLLAGCANTHPKPGGSYLGLLAMTGITYHLFLDNQGPAPVLYGVTFKADPLPLDTIYFKGDSLHFRMKEYYSEYKGRFDAGANRIEGIWIGEDSLAHPLVFQAVMPDTVSGLHPRSSPGYTYQKPALMGDGIKTDTREAQKLSPAVMDSVIKHLVNGKYKDVHSLLVARNNELVVEEYFYRFNRDKVYNIQSATKNVVSALTGIALEKKELKSTQQTLCTSLPGYEKWACDEKHKNITLHQLLTMSTGIAWDEQTYDYGDERNTLVKAASDSDQFVHLFLLPREIKATPVFAYNSLNHILMNAVLRHATHMENKDELTTRLLQPLGIEKCYIDEPTPMGAIGDIGLRPRDMLKFGLLYANQGQWNGQQVVPAHWVAESIRPKIQPRPGLGYGYFWWTKDFEFKGKTVSSFFAWGYGGQYIFVVPALQLVVVMSGSHWGTDPVDQGIPIMEEILKAVEE; the protein is encoded by the coding sequence ATGAGGGCATACCTTTTCCTTTTTCTTCTCTTGGCCGGTTGTGCAAATACCCATCCCAAACCAGGCGGCAGCTACCTGGGGTTGCTGGCGATGACCGGCATCACCTATCATCTCTTTCTCGACAACCAGGGGCCTGCTCCTGTATTGTACGGTGTGACATTCAAGGCCGATCCTCTTCCGCTGGATACGATCTACTTTAAGGGTGACTCGCTTCATTTCCGGATGAAAGAATATTATTCTGAATACAAAGGTCGCTTCGATGCTGGGGCAAATCGCATCGAAGGAATTTGGATCGGTGAGGATTCCCTGGCCCACCCGTTGGTCTTCCAAGCGGTGATGCCCGATACGGTTTCCGGTTTGCATCCCCGGTCATCGCCGGGCTATACTTATCAAAAACCGGCGCTGATGGGAGATGGCATAAAGACTGACACCCGCGAAGCTCAAAAGTTGTCGCCCGCCGTGATGGATAGCGTGATCAAACACCTGGTGAATGGGAAGTATAAGGATGTGCATAGCCTGTTGGTGGCGAGGAATAATGAATTGGTTGTCGAAGAATATTTCTATCGATTTAATCGCGACAAAGTCTATAACATCCAGTCGGCAACAAAAAATGTGGTGTCCGCGCTCACGGGCATAGCATTGGAAAAGAAGGAGCTCAAGAGCACGCAGCAAACTTTGTGCACGTCGTTGCCCGGCTATGAAAAATGGGCGTGCGATGAAAAACATAAAAACATTACGCTCCACCAATTGCTCACCATGAGCACCGGCATCGCCTGGGACGAACAGACCTATGACTATGGCGACGAACGCAACACCCTCGTAAAGGCGGCGAGCGACAGCGACCAATTTGTGCACTTGTTTTTGCTTCCCCGCGAGATTAAGGCGACACCGGTCTTTGCCTATAACTCCCTTAACCATATCCTGATGAATGCCGTGCTCCGTCATGCTACGCACATGGAAAACAAAGACGAACTCACGACACGCCTTTTACAGCCGCTGGGTATTGAAAAATGCTACATCGACGAACCGACGCCGATGGGTGCGATCGGAGATATCGGCCTGCGACCGAGGGATATGCTCAAGTTTGGGTTGCTCTATGCCAACCAGGGACAATGGAACGGCCAACAGGTGGTGCCGGCCCATTGGGTGGCGGAATCCATACGACCAAAAATTCAACCTCGGCCGGGGCTCGGCTATGGGTATTTCTGGTGGACGAAGGATTTTGAGTTCAAAGGAAAAACGGTTTCCTCATTTTTTGCCTGGGGCTATGGCGGGCAGTATATTTTTGTAGTGCCGGCGTTGCAATTGGTGGTGGTCATGTCGGGAAGCCATTGGGGAACGGATCCTGTGGATCAGGGCATTCCGATCATGGAGGAAATATTGAAGGCCGTGGAAGAATAA
- a CDS encoding calcineurin-like phosphoesterase C-terminal domain-containing protein, with the protein MKRRIFLRNLAGLGAATTLISPALAATPADGVGQVKGKVQSSGSGVAGVVVSDGYTVAVTDKKGNYSLPLHSDAEFVFISIPAGHAIPSEKGLARFYQPLKKGQAQTADFNLQKNPLDDTRHALIIWADTQMVKDQDAETLVKVSAPDTAALIQSLGNIPTHGITVGDLVHDRFDLFDDYARAVEVTGIPFFQAIGNHDMDYTARTDDQSQSKYKSLFGPSYYSFNRGKIHYVVLDDVFFLGKGHNYIGYITENQLQWLEQDLKHVAAGSTVIVSLHIPTNTNAADREQKPENPGGTVSNREHLYSLLKPFKVHIMSGHTHWNEKWEKDNIMEHNHGTVCGAWWREQAVAADGTPNGYAVYEINGNDVTWYYKSTGKSAEHQMTLYKPGRSTTKPEAVVANIWNWDGQWKVEWAEDGMPKGAMEQIRCQDPVVVESYPKNMHVMSDHFFAAVPSAHAKEIQVKATDRFGKVYQETIRLV; encoded by the coding sequence ATGAAGAGAAGAATATTTTTAAGAAACCTCGCAGGACTGGGAGCAGCCACCACGCTGATCTCGCCGGCACTGGCGGCCACTCCGGCAGACGGTGTGGGCCAGGTGAAAGGAAAAGTGCAATCGTCGGGAAGCGGCGTGGCCGGTGTCGTTGTGAGTGACGGCTACACCGTCGCTGTTACCGATAAAAAAGGGAACTACAGTCTTCCCTTGCACTCCGACGCGGAGTTTGTTTTTATTTCCATCCCTGCAGGGCATGCCATCCCAAGTGAAAAAGGCCTCGCCCGCTTTTATCAACCCCTGAAAAAAGGACAAGCACAGACGGCAGATTTCAACTTGCAAAAAAATCCGCTGGACGACACCAGGCACGCCCTGATCATTTGGGCCGACACGCAGATGGTGAAAGATCAGGATGCCGAAACGCTCGTCAAGGTCTCCGCTCCCGACACGGCCGCGCTCATCCAAAGCCTGGGCAACATCCCCACGCACGGCATCACCGTTGGCGACCTCGTGCACGATCGCTTCGATCTGTTCGACGACTATGCGCGCGCCGTGGAAGTGACCGGCATCCCGTTCTTCCAGGCCATCGGCAACCACGACATGGACTATACGGCGCGGACGGACGATCAGTCGCAAAGCAAATACAAGTCCTTGTTTGGCCCCTCCTACTATTCTTTCAACCGCGGCAAAATCCATTATGTCGTATTGGACGATGTCTTCTTCCTCGGCAAAGGCCACAACTACATCGGCTACATCACCGAGAACCAGCTCCAGTGGCTCGAGCAAGATCTGAAGCACGTGGCTGCCGGAAGCACGGTGATCGTGAGCCTGCACATACCGACCAACACCAACGCAGCCGACCGTGAACAGAAACCTGAAAATCCGGGCGGAACGGTGAGCAACCGTGAACACCTGTACAGCCTCCTGAAACCGTTCAAGGTGCACATCATGTCGGGCCACACGCATTGGAACGAGAAATGGGAGAAAGACAACATCATGGAACACAATCACGGAACCGTGTGCGGCGCCTGGTGGCGTGAACAAGCCGTTGCGGCCGATGGAACACCCAATGGCTATGCGGTGTATGAGATCAACGGAAACGATGTTACCTGGTATTATAAATCCACCGGTAAATCCGCCGAGCACCAGATGACCCTATACAAACCCGGACGCTCTACCACCAAACCCGAAGCCGTGGTGGCCAACATCTGGAACTGGGATGGTCAATGGAAGGTGGAATGGGCGGAAGACGGCATGCCCAAAGGTGCTATGGAACAGATTCGCTGCCAGGATCCCGTGGTGGTAGAATCCTATCCGAAGAACATGCACGTGATGAGTGATCATTTTTTTGCCGCGGTCCCTTCCGCCCACGCGAAGGAGATCCAGGTAAAAGCCACCGACCGTTTTGGGAAGGTGTATCAGGAAACCATACGGTTGGTTTAG